One Nicotiana tomentosiformis chromosome 4, ASM39032v3, whole genome shotgun sequence genomic window carries:
- the LOC104097632 gene encoding probable methyltransferase PMT24 — MAGGSSSHFGGRKSSDCCSKINVVTSLGISLVGIWMLMALFSMPLVNSEISSTLKVTKKLSGQYTGISGDFTVNAKREEDVTFQGEKGFRRGRSMEEFSDEKGLDSYQNEEREGENSNLSNGEENQEDSGSTDESQSSGESSNLESEEVDSREKGSTSTSGESDNGGEDSNPDGAETTAEDENIVLKSKKGEEENEIFPAGDQSEILKETTTQNGPWSTQAAESKKENESQDSPKWKTCKTDAGPDYIPCLDNVQAIRKLPSTSHYEHRERHCPIEASTCLVPLPSGYKQPIGWPRSREQIWYSNVPHGKLAKVKGHQNWVKVTGEYLTFPGGGTQFKQGALHYIDFLQKSLPQISWGKQTRVILDVGCGVASFGGYLFERDVLAMSLAPKDEHEAQVQFALERGIPAISAVMGTKRLPFPSKVFDAVHCARCRVPWHIEGGKLLLELNRVLRPGGHFLWSATPVYRKDEESVGIWEAMSELTKSMCWELVEINEDKLNEVGVAIFRKPTSNDCYQSRTQNDPPMCEEADDPDAAWNITLEACMHKAPADASERGSRWPSKWPLRSEKRPYWLTSSQVGVYGKAAPADFAADNDHWKHVVSKSYLNGLGINWSSVRNVMDMKAVYGGFAAALKDLKVWVMNVVPIDSPDTLPIIYERGFFGIYHDWCESFSTYPRSYDLLHADHLFSDIKKRCKIVPVFAEVDRILRPEGKLIVRDNAETILEIENMARSAKWKVKMSYSKDGEGLLFVQKSFWRPKQEQIIKSAIA; from the exons ATGGCTGGGGGAAGTAGCTCCCATTTTGGTGGCAGGAAATCATCCGATTGCTGTTCAAAAATCAATGTTGTGACTTCTCTTGGAATTTCTTTAGTTGGGATATGGATGCTGATGGCATTATTTAGTATGCCTCTTGTAAACTCAGAGATATCTTCAACATTGAAAGTAACCAAGAAACTTTCGGGGCAGTATACAGGCATTTCTGGCGATTTTACAGTCAATGCAAAGAGAGAAGAGGATGTAACATTCCAGGGGGAGAAGGGGTTTAGAAGGGGAAGGTCTATGGAGGAGTTTTCAGATGAAAAAGGGCTGGATAGTTACCAAAATGAGGAAAGGGAAGGAGAAAACTCTAATTTAAGTAATGGAGAAGAAAATCAAGAAGATTCTGGATCCACTGATGAATCACAGTCTAGCGGTGAGAGTTCAAATCTAGAGAGCGAGGAAGTAGATTCGAGAGAGAAAGGCTCAACTTCTACCAGTGGCGAGTCAGATAATGGAGGTGAAGACTCAAATCCAGATGGTGCCGAGACAACAGCAGAAGATGAGAACATTGTCTTAAAGTCAAAAAAGGGAGAGGAAGAGAATGAGATTTTCCCAGCTGGAGATCAATCAGAGATTTTAAAAGAAACTACTACACAAAATGGGCCATGGTCAACTCAGGCTGCTGAGTCTAAAAAGGAGAATGAGTCACAGGATTCACCAAAGTGGAAGACATGTAAAACTGATGCTGGACCAGATTATATTCCTTGCCTGGATAATGTGCAAGCTATAAGGAAGCTCCCAAGTACCTCGCACTATGAACATCGTGAGAGGCACTGCCCTATTGAAGCTTCAACTTGCCTTGTTCCTTTGCCTTCAGGATACAAGCAGCCAATTGGATGGCCTAGGAGCAGAGAGCAG ATATGGTACTCTAATGTTCCTCATGGAAAGCTAGCCAAGGTCAAGGGGCACCAAAACTGGGTCAAAGTTACTGGAGAGTACCTTACTTTCCCTGGTGGAGGTACTCAGTTTAAGCAAGGTGCTCTTCATTACATAGATTTCCTCCAGAAG TCCCTGCCTCAAATTTCATGGGGAAAACAAACACGTGTTATTTTGGATGTTGGGTGTGGAGTGGCCAGCTTTGGAGGATACCTCTTTGAAAGAGATGTACTAGCAATGTCACTTGCCCCCAAGGATGAGCACGAAGCCCAAGTACAATTTGCACTTGAAAGGGGCATCCCTGCTATATCAGCTGTTATGGGAACTAAACGACTACCATTCCCCAGTAAAGTGTTTGATGCTGTCCATTGTGCACGTTGTAGAGTTCCATGGCATATTGAAG GTGGCAAActtctcctagaattgaatcgtGTCTTGCGGCCCGGTGGTCACTTCCTTTGGTCTGCTACACCAGTATATCGGAAGGATGAAGAAAGTGTTGGAATTTGGGAAG CTATGTCTGAACTAACTAAATCAATGTGCTGGGAACTAGTGGAAATCAATGAAGATAAGCTAAATGAAGTAGGTGTAGCTATATTCAGAAAGCCAACTTCAAATGATTGCTACCAGAGTAGAACACAAAATGACCCACCTATGTGTGAAGAAGCTGATGATCCAGATGCAGCCTG GAATATAACACTTGAGGCATGTATGCACAAAGCGCCAGCAGATGCATCTGAACGTGGTTCAAGGTGGCCGTCAAAATGGCCATTGAGGTCAGAGAAGCGTCCTTATTGGTTGACAAGTTCTCAAGTTGGAGTTTATGGAAAAGCAGCCCCAGCAGACTTTGCTGCAGACAATGATCATTGGAAACACGTTGTGTCAAAATCGTATTTAAATGGTCTTGGCATTAACTGGTCTTCAGTAAGGAATGTCATGGATATGAAAGCTGTTTATGGAGG ATTTGCTGCAGCACTGAAAGACTTGAAAGTCTGGGTTATGAATGTAGTTCCAATTGACTCGCCTGATACACTTCCAATTATATATGAACGCGGCTTCTTTGGCATTTACCATGACTGGTGTGAATCCTTCAGCACGTATCCCAGATCTTATGATCTTCTTCACGCAGATCATCTTTTCTCCGATATTAAGAAAAG GTGCAAGATAGTACCAGTATTTGCAGAAGTGGACAGGATTCTGAGGCCAGAAGGAAAGTTGATTGTGCGGGACAATGCTGAAACTATACTTGAAATAGAGAATATGGCTAGGTCAGCAAAATGGAAAGTGAAGATGTCTTACTCAAAGGATGGTGAAGGATTGCTATTTGTTCAAAAATCATTTTGGCGTCCAAAACAAGAACAGATAATCAAGTCAGCCATTGCATAG